The genomic window GTTATAATTTCGGTGTTCTTTCCGGTTCGGTATACTGTTTGCTCGAGGACAGTGGCTGTTTCGGCCGAGCCGGCCCGCGAACCGCCGCTTACGAGAAATCCGCGAGAGACGTTTGGCCGACCAAGCGATCGCCACACGCCGGGTCCGGATCAGGATCGGGATCGGCGTCCGGTTCGGGCTCGGACTCGTCCGCGGACTCCCGTTCAACCTCGGTCTCGGCCTCGGCCTCAACCTCGAGTTCGGTTTCGGGGTCGGATCCGGCGGCGGACTCCCAGCCCTCGAGGCTGGTCTGGTCGGCGGTCGCGAACTCGAGATTGGCGACCCGGACGCCGAGCTTGCGGACCGGCTCGCGCTCGAACTCGGCGAACAGGTCGCGAGCGATACGGTCGACGAGGTCGGGGTCGTCGATCGGGCCGGGAAGCGACTTCTCGCGGGTGTTGACGTCGTACGGCGGCGTGACGGCTTTGACGCCGATGGTCCGGTACAGCGCGCCCTCGCGCCGGGCGCGATCCGCGACGGCCGCCGCGAGCGTCTCGATCAGCTCGTACTTCGGGTCGGGGTCTTCGACGGGCTCGGCGAAAGCCGACTCCCGCGAGAAGCTTTTGGGATCGCCCTTCGGCTCGACCCGGCGGTCGTCCTCGCCGCGCGCGCGGTCGTACAGCTCCCGGCCGCGCTCGCCGAACCGCTCGACCAGCGGCTCCGGGTCGGTCGCGGCCACGTCGCCCGCCGTCTCGAGCCCCATCTCTCGAAGCTCTCGAGCGGTAACGGGGCCGACGCCGTGGAGCAGGTCGACCTCGAGCGGCGCGAGAAAGTCCCGGATGTCGCCGGGCTCGACGACGGTGAGTCCGTCGGGTTTGTCGAAGTCGCTGGCGATCTTGGCCGCGCTCATCGTGGGGGCGACGCCGACACTGACGGTGACGCCGACCTCCCGGCGGATGCGGTCCCTGATGTGGCGGGCGAAGCCGTCCGCGACCTCCCACGCGGTCCGCTCGGTCACGTCGAGGTAGGCCTCGTCGATACTGACCTCGCGGACGACGCCGGCGCAGTCGTGGAGAATCTCGCGAACGTCGGCCGCGACGGACTCGTAATAGTCCATGTCGACGGGCCGGTAGTAGCCCGTTTCGTCGCGCTCGAGGTCGGAATCGTCGAGCGTCCCGTTTTCGAACGCCGCGCGTCTGGGGAGCCGCTCGAGAGCCGTCGAGATCGCCTGTGCGCTCTCGACGCCGAACTCGCGGGCCTCGTAGCTGGCGGTGGCGACGGCACCGATCGTCTCCCCCTCCTCGTAGCCCATACCGACGACGAGGGGTTCCTCGCGGAGTTCGGGCTCGCGCAACCGCTCGCAGGAGGCGTAGAAGCAGTCGGCGTCGACGTGGCAGACGATCCGGTCCTCGTCGGCCTCGCGCTCGACGCCCGGCAGCCGCGGCCCGTCGGACATTCGTCTACCGGTCGATTCGTCCGGACCGACGTGAACGTTGCGCCCGCGGTGCGGTCGCGGTCGGCGGTCCGATAGGCGAACCGCCGCCGTCCAGCAACGGTGCTACAGTTCGCGCGCCATCATCACTTCGTCGACGTACTCGCCGTCGATCGTGTAGTGGTCCCGGCGGATCGCCTCGGTATCCCAGCCGTGTACGGTCAGGAACTCGAGCGCGGTGTCGTTGACGACCGGCACGCTATTGTAGAGTTTGCGGTAGCCGTTCGCTTCGGCCCATTCGAGGCCGCGTTGCAGGAGTTTGCTACCGATCCCGCATCCCCGATGGGCCTCGCGGACGCCGACGGTCTGCCGGGCGACTTCCCGAACCGGATCGGTCTGCTCGCAATCGAGGTGCGTCCAGCCGACGACCTCGCCGTCGACGGTCGCGACGAAGAACGTCCGGGACTGCACCGGGTTGTGTCTGGTGACGGCGTCTTCGTACAGCAGTTGCTCGGCGATCGTCTCGGCGACGACGTAGGTCTCCTTGGCCGTGACGTCCCGGATAGTGTCGACGAGGCCGTCGAAGTCAGCCTGCCGAGCGGGGCGAACGGTGACGGTGAACTCGTCTAACTCGTGTTTCTCGACGGCGCCGAACTCGAGTGCGATCCGGAGCGTGCCGCCCTCTTCCTCGAGATAGCCGTCCGATTTCAGCCCCTCGAGCCGGGTTCGGAACTCCTCGGCGGGCAGGGAGAGGATGTCCAATACCTTGTGGCGCTCGACGGTTCCGTGGCGTTCGACGTACTCGTAGATGCGTCTGCTGGCGTCGGACGCAAACGTCGGCCGTTCAATCGCGTCCATACTCCCGATATGCGGGCCGTCCGCTTAGTCCTTGTTCATCGATATCGTATAGCACATCATTCACCGAGCCTGGATCGGAACAGATGTCGGACAGAGATGGAGTAGCCGCCCGACCGCTCTCACTCCGCCGGTGGCTCGGGGAACTCGACGAGGAGCTGTTTGCTCTCGGCCGCGAGGTCGTCCCAACTGACTGAACCGCGTTCCGCGATGGTCGCCGGATCCATAGTCGGATCGGCGTACACCAGTTCGGCGGTGAGTTCCGGCGGGCGGAGTTCGACCTCACCGTCCTCGGTCTCGACGGCCCCTTCCGGGCCGAAATCGGCCGTCGGCTCCCCGACGACGATGCGCATTACCATGCCGAAGATCTCGTGGGGCGAACACAGCACGTCGTAGACGCCGGGTTCGTCGAACCGGTACAGCCAGAACGTATCCATCCCCAACACCGGCGACGAAAACGGCGGGACGCCCTCCGGGACACGGCGCTGCCGGCCGTGCTGAGGGTGGTATGCGGTGACGGTGTGGTCGGGCGTCGCGAGCTGGAACTGGACCACGTCGCCGGGCTCGACGAAGAGTCCGGTCGGCTCGAAGAAGAACTCCGGAACCGGTCGTCCCTCCGTCGGCCGTGTTTCCAACTCGACCGCGTGATCGGGCCGGAGTGATCCCGGCAGTTGCTCGTCGCCCTCGAGGCCCGAGTAGCCGAGCACCGGATGAATGCAGTCCGCCTGTGAACACGCTTGCTGCTCCCGCTCGCTGTGGTTTCCATTGTCACCGCTTGCTGCGCCCAGTCCGGTCGCGAGGGGAATCGTCGACGTTACGCCGGCCGCTTTCAGAACCTGTCTCCGGTCCATGACCGCCATCTATCGTCCGTCGAGAGTATATGTGTGAGATCATTGCACGACCAATCTACTCTTGATGGTTGAGTGTCATTTGTACAGTTATATTACCACCACTCAGGAGAGTGATCACAGCACCCCTCGAGAGCGGTTTCCGGCGTCGGAAACGGAGAATTACGGGACGAAACTGAACCTCTGAGCGGACGTCTCAGCGAGCCGACATCTCGAGAGTAATCACCGAGAACGATCACGCGACGGTATCGAAGCGAGACCGGACTCAGTTGTACTCCCGCCAGCGGTTTCCACAGTCGGTACACTTGAAAAAGCGCGTCGGCGGCTCGTCGGCCGAGGCGGTCTGCTTGAGCGTGTACCACGCCTCCTCCGCACCACACTCGTCGCAGATGACGTCCGTGGCCTTCGGCTTGCCCTCGAAGTTGGCCTCCTCACTGGACTCGATCACGTCGCCGTCGGTCTGTGACTCCGTCGTGACGAACGCGTCCTCCTGTTCGCGGTCCCGCTCGTTCGAGGCCCCGCAGTCGTCGTTCGTACAGACCATGCGGTCGCCCTCGGCTTTCATCATCGAGCCGCAGTCGTCGCAGAATTGCATATCGGGCCGCTACGGGCTCGGCACGCAAAAACGCTCCACTTCGATCGACTCGAGCGTTGTCAGTCCGTCGTTCGGACTCGAGCCCCGGTCTCGGCCGGCTCCGCGAGGATAACCCGTCCGTCGAGCCCGCGGTCCGCGAGCGCGGCGGCGGCCGCGGCCTCGGCCTCGTCGGCGTGGGCGGTGTCGGTCACACCGTAGACGACCGGGCCCCACGACGACTGGCCGACGCCGGAGAGGACCGGACAGTCCTCGAGCGTTTCGACGAGTTCGCCCGCGGGCGGCCGGAAGACGCCGCCTTGTGCATCGGCGTACCACGCCCCGTTCTTGCGGCCGATTTCGGCGATCGCCTCGCCGAAGGGTTCGAGGCGGCCCGCGGCGGCGGCCGGCAGCAGTTTCCGGGTGACGACGCCGGCGAGTTCGTCGGCGACGGCGGGATCGGCGCGTTCGACGACCGAGCGCATGCTCGCGTCCTCGTTGTCGCCGCTACGGCCGGGTTCGGCGTCGGGGACGACGACGAGGAACCGCCACTCCGGGGGCAGGTCGTGGCGGGCGACGACCGGCGGCACCGTCCAATCGCCCTCAGCCGGCGGCTCGGTGGTAAACCGGTTCGTCGGATGGCCGGCGTCGACGGCGAAGCCGCCGCCCTCGAAGGTCGCGACGCCGACGCCGCTGCGACCGCCCCTGCCCATCGCCGGCGCGCGCTCGCGAACTCGCGGCTCGAGGCCGTGGGCTCGTGCCGTCGCCGTGAGCACGGCGAGAGCGAGTTGGGTCCCGCTGCCAAGCCCGACGTGGCGCGGCAGGGACTCCTCGAGCGCGAGCGCGACGCCGGGAACCTCGAGGATGTCGACGGCGCGGTTCGCGTACGCCCGGACTAGGGGATCGGCGGCCTCGACGGCGGCGGCGGGCTCGGCCGTAACGGTCACTCGCGGCTCCGCGAGTCCGACGCCGATGCCGCCGTAGAGCCGCTCGCGAGCGAGCGAGAGGTTCTGGAAGCCGACGTGGAGGCGCGCGCCCGCGCTGACGGTCGCGGTCGTCATGAATCGTGATCGTGCCCGGCTACGAACCCCCTCGGGAAGGGGGTTTCGACGGTGGCAACGACTGAGACGGGGTACTGTACCGATTTCCCGGCGCAACCCCAGCGCGGTCGATAGACACAGCGGTTATATTGCTCGCCCCGACAGTCCCCGACGATGCCGGCAGCCGACGCCTCGGTCGTCGTCCCCGCTCGCGAGGAGGGCTCCCGCCTCGAGCGAACGTTGGACTCGCTCGCGGCCCAACTCTTCGACGGGCGACTCGAGGTGATCGTCGTCGCGAGCGATGCGACCACGGAGCGCGTCGCTCGAGCACATCCGGCGGTCGACCGCGTGGTGGTCGACGACCGCCGGGCGGGTCCCGGGCCGGCCAGAAATCTGGGTGCGGCGGTCGCCGGCGGCGAGGTGGTGTTGTTCACCGACGCCGATACGATCGTTCCGCCCTGCTGGGTGCGCCGTCACTACCGCCACTACGCGACTCCTGAGGTCGTCGGCGTCGGCGGCCCGCTCCGGCCGCTCGAGGGCGGACTCCGTCACCGTGCGCTCTTTCGGGTCCTCTCGGACTGGTGGTATCGCGCGTGCTGGCCGGTCGGATTCGTCCAGCAACCGGGCTGTAACTGCAGCGTCCGCCGGACGGCGTTCGAGGCGATCGGCGGGTTCGACGACGACTTACAGTTTCTCGAGGACACCGACCTCTCCCTGCGGCTTGCCCGCGAGGGACCGGTCGTCTATGATCACACCTGTCCCGTCGAAACGTCGACCCGACGGCAGAACCGGGTCGGCTACGCGCGGCTCTTCTGGACCTATCTCGTCGGCTACCTCGAGTACGCACTGCCCGGATCGTCGCCGACTCGAGACTACTTTTGACGGCAACTCGAGCCGATTCGGGCCAGAAGACAGATATTGGGGTACTCTGGAGACGGAGACGATGAACCGAACCGACGACCTCGATCACGGGCCGGATGGTGCGGTCGAACGGGGCTGTGACCGGTGTGACTGGTACGCGGTCGAGAGCTCTTATGCCGCGCTGGTCGAGCGGTATCAGGACCACCTCCGCGAGGCGCATCCGCGGCTCTGGCTCCGGACCTGACCGCCGCGAACGACAACCCCCCGCTCTCGGCCGAACTTGTTCGCCGGAATCAAAACCCCACGAACGATTGGCCGAGAAAGGGTGACTTATGCCCCTTCGACGCAAGGTCCGACCATGAGCAGCGACGACGAGTTCGACTACGGAAAAGACGAGCAGTTGCGGAGCCGCGAGGTGACGGAAGGTCCGGACAAGGCCCCCCACCGCGCGATGTTCCGTGCGATGGGGTTCGACGACGAGGACTTCGGCTCGCCGATGATCGGCGTGCCGAACCCAGCAGCGGACATCACACCGTGTAACGTCCACCTCGACGACGTCGCCGATGCCGCCCTCGAGGGAATCGACGACTCCGGCGGCATGCCCATCGAGTTCGGGACGATCACCATCTCCGACGCCATCTCGATGGGAACCGAGGGGATGAAGGCCTCGCTGATCTCCCGGGAACTCATCGCCGACTCCGTCGAACTGGTCTCGTTCGGCGAGCGCATGGACGGGCTGGTCACCATCGGCGGCTGCGACAAGAACATGCCCGGCATGATGATGGCCTCGATCCGAACGGATCTGCCCAGCGTCTTCCTCTACGGCGGCTCGATCATGCCCGGCGAGCACGAGGGTCGGGAGGTCACGGTCCAGAACCTCTTCGAGGGCGTCGGTGCCGTCGCCGACGGCGAGATGGAAAGCGAGGAACTCGATGAGATGGAGCGCAACGCCTGTCCCGGTGCGGGCTCCTGTGGCGGGATGTTCACCGCAAACACGATGGCCTCGATCTCCGAGGCGCTCGGCTTCGCGCCGCTGGGCAGCGCCAGCCCGCCCGCCGAGGCCGAATCGCGCTACGACGTCGCCCGCGAGGCCGGCGAACTCGCCGTCGAGGTCGTCGAGGAGCAGCGCAAGCCCTCCGACTTCCTCAGCAAGGAATCGTTCGAGAACGCAATCGCGCTACAGGTCGCCGTCGGCGGCTCGACCAACGCCGTCCTCCACCTGCTGGCGATGGCCGCCGAGGCCGGCGTCGACCTCTCCATCGAGGAGTTCGACGAGATCAGCCGGCGCACCCCGAAGATCGCGAACCTCCAGCCCGGCGGCTCCCGAGTCATGCACGACCTCCACGAGGTCGGCGGCGTCCCGGTCGTCCTCAACGCCCTCTACGAGGCCGACCTGCTCCACGGCGACGCGCTGACGGTCACGGGCGACACGATCGGCGAGGAACTCGAGGCGCTCGACCCGCCGGCGATCGAGGACCTCGACGCGGACTTCCTCTACACCGTCGACGAGCCGAAAGACGAGCAGGGCGCGATCCGCATCCTGACGGGCAACCTCGCGCCCGGCGGCTCCGTCCTCAAGGTCACCGGCGACAACGACCTCCACCACGAGGGCCCCGTCCGGGTCTTCGAGAACGAGGAAAACGCCATGGCGTACGTCCAGGAGGGACGCGTCGAGAGCGGCGACGTGATCGTCATCCGCAACGAGGGGCCACAGGGCGGCCCCGGCATGCGCGAGATGCTCGGCGTCACGAGCGCGGTCGCCGGACAGGGCCACGCCGAAGACGTGGCGCTCATCACGGACGGCCGCTTCTCCGGCGCGACTCGCGGGTTCTCGATCGGCCACGTCGCTCCCGAGGCGTTCGCCGGCGGCCCCATCGGCCTCATCGAGGACGGCGACGTGATCACCATCGACATCGAGGACCGGACCCTCGCGGTCGACCTGAGCGAGGAGGAACTCGAGGCCCGCCGGGAGGAGTGGGAGCAGCCCGACCCCAACTACGAGAGCGGCGTGCTGGCGAAGTTCGGCCGCGCGTTCGGCTCGGCGGCCAACGGCGCAGTGACGAACCCCGGCGTCAAAGACGAGTAGTCGCCGGCTCCCGTCCGGCCGTCCCGATTCACCCGCTCGCGGGTAACGGTTTCGCGATCCCGCCGCCTTCGATTTCCTGCACGAGTCTTTCCCGCCTATGTGACCGACTACCGGATAGACAGACGAATGTGTAAATACTGCCTCGAGTGTGACTGGCAGATCAGCACTGCCGACGGCTACACGGAAAAGGAGGTGTCCGAGAAAGCGATCGAGCACTTCGTCGAGACGGGGCACACGGTCGATTCGCTCCGGCTGCCGCCGCCGGTCGTCCTCGAGAACTGATCGAATCGAGTCGTCGATCGAGCCATCAATTGGGCCGGTATCGGCCCCGATTACGATTTCTCGACGGAGCCATCGTCCGCGAACGGCCCGCGAGACGATTCTACTCCCTCACTGCCTCACCCGCGACGCTCGAGGATCCGATCGATGATCAGCCGCGTCGAGAGCAGTTGTTCGTCGGCGTCGTCGCCCGCCTCCCGAGCGCTCGCCCGGCGGACCTCGCAGTCGATCCCGCGGGCCTCGAGTTCGGCCGCGATAGCGTCGTCGTCGTGGTGCTGGTCGTGGCCCAGCGCGATCACGTCCGGATCGATCGCCTCGATCGGAACGAAGATGTCCTCCTCGTGGCCGAGTCGGGCCTCGTCGACGGCCTCGAGCGCGCCGACGACGTCCCGGCGCTGGCTCGCCGGACAGATCGGGGCCGCCTTGTGGTCGACGTTGGTCGTCCGCGCGACGATGACGTGGAGCTCGTCGCCCATCGCGGCGGCCTCCTCGAGGTAGTGGACGTGGCCGGGGTGGAGGATGTCGAAGGTTCCCTGCGCGATGACTGTCCGGCTCATGGCTGCCTCGCCGTCGATCCGGCGGCGTGCGGTTTCCGTGGCGATCCCGTCGTCGGTCGTGTGGTAGTCACTGATAGCATCGTCTCGAGAGGCGAACGTCGCGTCATCGCAGTTCCTCGTCGATATCCGCCTGCGTGAAATCGAAGAACTCCTCGGTCTCGGGCAGGTCGACGTCGATCACGTTCAGCTGGGTCGGTTTCCCCTGTGAATCGAACGCCTTCCAGTCCGTCTGGCGGTAGGGTGCCCCGATGATGACGTGGACGCTCCCGCGACCGAACGTGTCCAGATCCGCGTTACTGGGCTTGATCACCCCGTTGGGATGGGAGTGGATGCTCCCCAGCGCCTTCACGTCGTTCGGAATCTGATTCGTCTTGACGGTCGCGCTGACGCTGTTGGACTCGGTGCCGGGCACCACGAGAATATCCGTGATGACCAGCCCCTCCCGGTCCAGATCCAGGCGTTCGGCCTCGGTCCCACGGAGGAACCCCATGTACTCGTTCGGGTGGGTCGCCTCCGAGGACTCGAGCGCGAACTCGAGGGTTTCCTCGGCGATGCCGAGAATCTCGCTCGAGCGAAACAGCGCGTCGAACAGCCCCATATCCCCACCTGCGGCCTTGCGGTTGCTAAACGTTCCGATGCACCGGTTCGGCTCGGGAGACGATCACTGCCTCACTCGTCCGAAACGGCGTCTTTCGGAATGATGCCGTCGATGTCGGCTCGCAGCACGTCCTCGCCGTCTTCGTTCGTACAGACCGCGGTGCTCTGGATGTCGTAGTACTCGTCGCACTCGGTGACCGACTCGAGGCGACAGGTGCAGGTGATCCGCTCGCCGGTGTGGACCGGTTGCACGAACTCGAACTCCATCCCGCGGGCGATGTAGTTCAGATCGCCGCCGATCTTCGTCGGCAGCGTCGCGGTGAGCAGCCCC from Natrinema versiforme includes these protein-coding regions:
- a CDS encoding Mov34/MPN/PAD-1 family protein, which codes for MGLFDALFRSSEILGIAEETLEFALESSEATHPNEYMGFLRGTEAERLDLDREGLVITDILVVPGTESNSVSATVKTNQIPNDVKALGSIHSHPNGVIKPSNADLDTFGRGSVHVIIGAPYRQTDWKAFDSQGKPTQLNVIDVDLPETEEFFDFTQADIDEELR
- a CDS encoding adenylyltransferase/cytidyltransferase family protein → MSRTVIAQGTFDILHPGHVHYLEEAAAMGDELHVIVARTTNVDHKAAPICPASQRRDVVGALEAVDEARLGHEEDIFVPIEAIDPDVIALGHDQHHDDDAIAAELEARGIDCEVRRASAREAGDDADEQLLSTRLIIDRILERRG
- a CDS encoding beta-ribofuranosylaminobenzene 5'-phosphate synthase family protein, translating into MTTATVSAGARLHVGFQNLSLARERLYGGIGVGLAEPRVTVTAEPAAAVEAADPLVRAYANRAVDILEVPGVALALEESLPRHVGLGSGTQLALAVLTATARAHGLEPRVRERAPAMGRGGRSGVGVATFEGGGFAVDAGHPTNRFTTEPPAEGDWTVPPVVARHDLPPEWRFLVVVPDAEPGRSGDNEDASMRSVVERADPAVADELAGVVTRKLLPAAAAGRLEPFGEAIAEIGRKNGAWYADAQGGVFRPPAGELVETLEDCPVLSGVGQSSWGPVVYGVTDTAHADEAEAAAAAALADRGLDGRVILAEPAETGARVRTTD
- a CDS encoding GNAT family N-acetyltransferase: MDAIERPTFASDASRRIYEYVERHGTVERHKVLDILSLPAEEFRTRLEGLKSDGYLEEEGGTLRIALEFGAVEKHELDEFTVTVRPARQADFDGLVDTIRDVTAKETYVVAETIAEQLLYEDAVTRHNPVQSRTFFVATVDGEVVGWTHLDCEQTDPVREVARQTVGVREAHRGCGIGSKLLQRGLEWAEANGYRKLYNSVPVVNDTALEFLTVHGWDTEAIRRDHYTIDGEYVDEVMMAREL
- a CDS encoding MaoC family dehydratase N-terminal domain-containing protein → MDVSHPPEEGDEYTVERTFDHENVREFGELSGDQQPIHTEPDEAGRLTVQGLLTATLPTKIGGDLNYIARGMEFEFVQPVHTGERITCTCRLESVTECDEYYDIQSTAVCTNEDGEDVLRADIDGIIPKDAVSDE
- a CDS encoding DNA polymerase IV produces the protein MSDGPRLPGVEREADEDRIVCHVDADCFYASCERLREPELREEPLVVGMGYEEGETIGAVATASYEAREFGVESAQAISTALERLPRRAAFENGTLDDSDLERDETGYYRPVDMDYYESVAADVREILHDCAGVVREVSIDEAYLDVTERTAWEVADGFARHIRDRIRREVGVTVSVGVAPTMSAAKIASDFDKPDGLTVVEPGDIRDFLAPLEVDLLHGVGPVTARELREMGLETAGDVAATDPEPLVERFGERGRELYDRARGEDDRRVEPKGDPKSFSRESAFAEPVEDPDPKYELIETLAAAVADRARREGALYRTIGVKAVTPPYDVNTREKSLPGPIDDPDLVDRIARDLFAEFEREPVRKLGVRVANLEFATADQTSLEGWESAAGSDPETELEVEAEAETEVERESADESEPEPDADPDPDPDPACGDRLVGQTSLADFS
- a CDS encoding transcription factor S → MQFCDDCGSMMKAEGDRMVCTNDDCGASNERDREQEDAFVTTESQTDGDVIESSEEANFEGKPKATDVICDECGAEEAWYTLKQTASADEPPTRFFKCTDCGNRWREYN
- the ilvD gene encoding dihydroxy-acid dehydratase; amino-acid sequence: MSSDDEFDYGKDEQLRSREVTEGPDKAPHRAMFRAMGFDDEDFGSPMIGVPNPAADITPCNVHLDDVADAALEGIDDSGGMPIEFGTITISDAISMGTEGMKASLISRELIADSVELVSFGERMDGLVTIGGCDKNMPGMMMASIRTDLPSVFLYGGSIMPGEHEGREVTVQNLFEGVGAVADGEMESEELDEMERNACPGAGSCGGMFTANTMASISEALGFAPLGSASPPAEAESRYDVAREAGELAVEVVEEQRKPSDFLSKESFENAIALQVAVGGSTNAVLHLLAMAAEAGVDLSIEEFDEISRRTPKIANLQPGGSRVMHDLHEVGGVPVVLNALYEADLLHGDALTVTGDTIGEELEALDPPAIEDLDADFLYTVDEPKDEQGAIRILTGNLAPGGSVLKVTGDNDLHHEGPVRVFENEENAMAYVQEGRVESGDVIVIRNEGPQGGPGMREMLGVTSAVAGQGHAEDVALITDGRFSGATRGFSIGHVAPEAFAGGPIGLIEDGDVITIDIEDRTLAVDLSEEELEARREEWEQPDPNYESGVLAKFGRAFGSAANGAVTNPGVKDE
- a CDS encoding plastocyanin/azurin family copper-binding protein, with product MDRRQVLKAAGVTSTIPLATGLGAASGDNGNHSEREQQACSQADCIHPVLGYSGLEGDEQLPGSLRPDHAVELETRPTEGRPVPEFFFEPTGLFVEPGDVVQFQLATPDHTVTAYHPQHGRQRRVPEGVPPFSSPVLGMDTFWLYRFDEPGVYDVLCSPHEIFGMVMRIVVGEPTADFGPEGAVETEDGEVELRPPELTAELVYADPTMDPATIAERGSVSWDDLAAESKQLLVEFPEPPAE
- a CDS encoding glycosyltransferase family 2 protein; amino-acid sequence: MPAADASVVVPAREEGSRLERTLDSLAAQLFDGRLEVIVVASDATTERVARAHPAVDRVVVDDRRAGPGPARNLGAAVAGGEVVLFTDADTIVPPCWVRRHYRHYATPEVVGVGGPLRPLEGGLRHRALFRVLSDWWYRACWPVGFVQQPGCNCSVRRTAFEAIGGFDDDLQFLEDTDLSLRLAREGPVVYDHTCPVETSTRRQNRVGYARLFWTYLVGYLEYALPGSSPTRDYF